Proteins co-encoded in one Megalops cyprinoides isolate fMegCyp1 chromosome 1, fMegCyp1.pri, whole genome shotgun sequence genomic window:
- the jag1a gene encoding protein jagged-1a — translation MILRRSSVFAGFLLHAFLLCLRTKVSVASGHFELQIVSMQNVNGELQNGMCCDGSRNAADRKCMRDECDTYFKVCLKEYQSRVSAAGPCSFGTGSTPIIGGNTFSLKNNMKSSRIVLPFSFAWPRSYTLIVEALDFNNDTSGGSGSGEIIEKAVHSGMINPNRQWQTLKHNGPVAQFEYQIRVTCDEHYYGFGCNKFCRPRDEFFGHYTCDHNGNKTCLEGWSGPECNTAICRQGCSAEHGSCKTPGECKCLYGWQGEYCDKCIPHPGCVHGTCVEPWQCLCDTNWGGQLCDKDLNYCGTRQPCLNGGTCSNTGPDKYQCTCPEDYSGVNCERAEHACLSDPCSNGGSCVETSQGFECQCAPGWSGPSCTINVDDCEPNPCNHAGTCQDLVNGFKCSCPPQWTGKTCLIDANECEGRPCVNANSCRNLIGGYFCECLPGWTGQNCDININDCQGQCQNGGTCRDLVNGYRCVCPPGYAGEHCEKDVNECASSPCLNGGSCQDEVNGFQCLCLAGFSGNLCQLDIDYCEPNPCQNGAQCFNLATDYFCKCPEDYEGKNCSHLKDHCRTTPCQVIDSCTVAMTSNSTPEGVRYISSNVCGPHGRCKSQAGGQFTCECQEGFTGTYCHENINDCESNPCRNGGTCIDKVSVYQCICGDGWEGVHCEINVDDCSTNPCHNRGTCRDLVNDFYCECKYGWKGKTCHSRESQCDEATCNNGGTCYDEGDTFKCMCSPGWEGETCNIAKNSSCLPNPCENGGTCVVSGDTFTCVCKEGWEGSTCTQNTNDCNPHPCYNSGTCVDGDNWYRCECAAGFAGPDCRININECQSSPCAFGSTCVDEINGYRCLCPPGRAGPRCQEVTGRPCIFNTRVAADGTKWDEDCNTCQCHNGKVTCTKMWCGPKSCRMHSKGRGECPSSQTCVPIKEDHCFVKPCPGLGECWPAGQPPVRTKCHPGSNFLESSCANITFTFNKETMPPGLTVEHICAELRNLYAVRNLSSEYMVSMTCEPSPTANNEIHVAISTEDQRQDRTPIKEITDKIIDLVSKRNGSNGIIAAIAEVRVQRRQTQSQTDYLVPLLSSVFIVIWILALGSAFLWCVRRRRKQSSHGNAGASATEDNTTNNVREQLNQIKNPIEKHAANSVPVKDYEDKNSIIAKIRTNNSEVEDEEVEKHLQKARFTKQPAYTLVDREDKTPHSTPTKHPNWTNKQDNRDLETAQSLNRMEYIV, via the exons GTGTCTGTTGCATCAGGACACTTCGAATTACAAATCGTTTCGATGCAGAACGTGAATGGCGAATTGCAGAACGGGATGTGTTGCGATGGCTCTCGGAATGCAGCAGATCGAAAATGCATGAGGGATGAATGTGATACTTATTTCAAAGTGTGCCTGAAGGAATACCAGTCCAGGGTTTCTGCAGCTGGGCCTTGCAGCTTCGGAACTGGATCTACCCCTATCATCGGAGGGAATACGTTTTCTTTGAAGAACAACATGAAGAGCTCCAGGATTGTATTGCCTTTCAGCTTTGCGTGGCCG AGGTCATACACATTGATAGTGGAAGCCCTGGACTTCAATAACGACACCAGCGGCGGCA GTGGCTCCGGAGAGATTATCGAGAAGGCCGTCCACTCCGGAATGATCAATCCCAACCGCCAGTGGCAGACCCTGAAGCACAATGGTCCCGTGGCCCAGTTCGAGTACCAGATCCGGGTCACCTGCGACGAGCACTACTACGGCTTCGGCTGCAACAAGTTCTGCCGGCCGCGCGACGAGTTCTTTGGGCACTACACCTGCGACCACAACGGCAACAAGACCTGCCTGGAGGGGTGGTCTGGGCCAGAGTGTAACACAG CTATCTGCCGGCAAGGCTGCAGCGCAGAGCACGGATCCTGCAAAACACCTGGAGAGTGCAA ATGCCTGTACGGTTGGCAGGGGGAGTACTGTGACAAGTGCATCCCTCACCCGGGCTGCGTGCACGGGACCTGCGTGGAGCCCTGGCAGTGCCTGTGTGACACCAACTGGGGCGGCCAGCTCTGCGACAAAG ATCTGAACTACTGCGGCACTCGGCAGCCGTGCCTGAACGGGGGGACCTGCAGCAACACTGGGCCTGACAAGTACCAGTGCACGTGCCCAGAGGACTACTCCGGGGTCAACTGCGAGAGGG CGGAGCATGCCTGCCTGTCCGACCCCTGCTCCAATGGGGGCAGCTGCGTGGAAACCAGCCAGGGTTTCGAGTGCCAGTGTGCCCCGGGGTGGAGCGGCCCATCTTGCACAATAA ATGTCGACGACTGCGAACCGAACCCCTGCAACCACGCCGGCACCTGCCAGGACCTGGTCAACGGGTTCAAGTGCAGCTGCCCGCCGCAGTGGACAGGCAAGACGTGCTTGATCG ATGCCAATGAATGCGAGGGCCGGCCCTGCGTGAATGCCAACTCTTGCCGCAACCTGATTGGTGGATACTTCTGCGAGTGCCTGCCTGGTTGGACGGGCCAAAACTGCGACATCA ATATCAATGATTGCCAGGGCCAGTGTCAAAACGGAGGAACCTGCAGG gaTTTGGTTAATGGTTACCGTTGTGTCTGTCCACCTGGGTATGCAGGAGAGCACTGTGAAAAGGATGTCAATGAGTGTGCCAGCAGCCCCTGTTTGAATGGGGGTAGCTGTCAGGACGAAGTCAATGGATTCCAGTGCCTGTGTCTGGCCGGTTTCTCAGGCAACCTCTGTCAG CTGGATATCGATTACTGCGAGCCAAACCCCTGTCAGAACGGAGCGCAGTGCTTCAACCTGGCCACCGACTACTTCTGCAAGTGCCCCGAGGACTACGAGGGCAAGAACTGCTCACACCTCAAAGACCACTGTCGCACAACGCCCTGCCAAG TGATCGACAGCTGCACTGTGGCCATGACCTCCAACAGCACCCCCGAGGGGGTGCGCTACATCTCGTCCAACGTCTGCGGGCCGCACGGCCGGTGCAAGAGCCAGGCAGGGGGCCAGTTCACCTGCGAGTGCCAGGAGGGGTTCACCGGCACCTACTGCCACGAGA acatCAATGACTGTGAGAGTAACCCGTGTCGGAATGGCGGGACATGCATCGACAAAGTCAGCGTGTATCAGTGTATTTGCGGGGATGGCTGGGAAGGAGTCCATTGCGAGATAA ATGTCGACGACTGCAGCACAAACCCTTGTCACAACCGGGGGACGTGCCGGGACCTGGTGAACGACTTCTACTGCGAGTGCAAGTACGGGTGGAAGGGGAAGACCTGCCACTCCC GGGAGAGCCAGTGCGATGAGGCCACCTGTAACAACGGCGGGACCTGCTACGATGAAGGGGACACGTTCAAGTGCATGTGCTCGCCCGGCTGGGAGGGGGAGACCTGCAACATCG ccaAGAACAGCAGCTGCCTGCCCAACCCCTGCGAGAACGGAGGCACCTGTGTAGTCAGTGGCGACACCTTCACCTGCGTTTGCAAGGAAGGCTGGGAGGGAAGCACCTGCACTCAGA ATACCAATGACTGCAATCCACACCCTTG TTACAACAGCGGTACCTGCGTGGACGGGGATAACTGGTACCGGTGTGAGTGCGCTGCAGGCTTTGCTGGCCCTGACTGTCGGATCA ATATCAACGAGTGCCAGTCTTCCCCCTGTGCTTTTGGCTCCACCTGCGTGGATGAGATCAACGGTTACCGCTGCCTGTGTCCGCCTGGTAGGGCTGGCCCCAGATGTCAGGAAG TGACGGGAAGACCGTGCATCTTCAACACCCGCGTCGCCGCAGACGGGACCAAGTGGGACGAGGACTGCAACACCTGCCAGTGTCACAACGGGAAGGTCACCTGCACAAAG atgTGGTGTGGCCCCAAGTCCTGCCGCATGCACAGCAAAGGGCGCGGGGAGTGCCCCTCCAGTCAGACCTGTGTGCCCATTAAGGAGGACCACTGCTTCGTGAAGCCCTGCCCTGGTCTGGGGGAGTGCTGGCCCGCTGGCCAGCCCCCGGTTCGGACCAAATGTCACCCCGGCTCCAATTTCCTGGAGAGCAGCTGCGCCAACATCACTTTCACCTTTAACAAGGAGACCATGCCACCT GGCCTGACCGTTGAGCACATCTGTGCCGAGCTGAGGAACCTGTATGCTGTGCGGAACCTCTCGTCCGAATACATGGTGTCCATGACATGCGAACCCTCACCCACCGCCAACAACGAGATCCACGTAGCCATA tcaacAGAAGATCAGAGACAAGACAGAACTCCCATCAAGGAAATCACCGATAAGATCATCGACCTCGTGAGCAAGCGCAACGGCAGCAACGGCATCATCGCGGCGATCGCAGAAGTGCGAGTCCAGAGACGGCAGACCCAGAGCCAGACCG ACTACCTGGTTCCCCTGCTGAGTTCCGTGTTCATCGTGATCTGGATCCTGGCGCTGGGCTCCGCCTTCCTTTGGTGTGTGCGGCGGCGGCGGAAGCAGAGCAGCCACGGCAACGCCGGCGCCTCGGCAACGGAGGACAACACCACCAACAACGTGCGGGAGCAGCTCAACCAGATCAAGAACCCCATCGAGAAGCACGCGGCCAACAGCGTCCCCGTCAAGGACTACGAGGACAAGAACTCCATCATCGCCAAAATTAGGACAAATAACTCCGAGGTGGAGGACGAAGAGGTGGAGAAGCACCTGCAAAAGGCCCGGTTCACCAAGCAGCCGGCCTACACCCTGGTTGACAGGGAGGACAAAACGCCCCACAGCACGCCCACCAAACACCCAAACTGGACAAACAAACAGGACAACAGAGACTTGGAAACAGCACAGAGCTTAAACCGGATGGAGTACATTGTATAG